A genomic window from Candidatus Obscuribacterales bacterium includes:
- a CDS encoding tetratricopeptide repeat protein: MRTHALLSLLLLSSGVTFSSALAAPSDKAVTGQASPVVTVARKKTFRLRIERDQAMADELLLKQKYADAEKLYRQALARNARNVPAIVGLGMALGKQFKLDGADEQFDKAIQIDPFNAMAHTGKALVLVNRLQSSSMTIIKQKDSMLKQAENQAKEAVSIDPHSPESHAMLGTVYKEQGRLDEAANEFREATRLDPKYSDAFAGLGLTKLAQESLAEAAENCRQAIKLNSGNSSAHFGLGKALLKQGLVDEAIKELNISLYQNPNSAPTHQAMGEAYETQGNTVAAIKEYQEAIRIKPENAANYIHIADIRDARGDIELAIAELRAGLELMPTNSELHLRVADSSLRVDKFDDAIKEYKACMDLSPNNAGAAKGLARAYYLKSAKEASGAFFVSNEFEEAQRQLDQAIALNPDDMELRLAAAKLRSMAGTPVDLAAIGTPRTDGERIAYAEALLAQNKFNESAQQMNIVIGAATSAKQTFAVADLALMIKDLDNAEAAYKKAATFPGGEERSKRGLSQVAKARDIARQDLTLADDLARKRQLASAIDKYHAAIFDNPKVSDSRLGLAQTLERISPATPAELREAIVQYKAYMALEPNIPEKERQRIVRKMQRLEEKAFRLEQKAKAAKRGY; encoded by the coding sequence ATGAGGACGCATGCGCTTTTAAGTTTGCTGCTTTTGTCATCCGGAGTAACTTTCAGTAGTGCTCTGGCGGCTCCTTCTGATAAAGCTGTTACCGGGCAAGCATCGCCGGTCGTGACAGTAGCGCGCAAGAAAACGTTTCGTCTGAGAATCGAGCGCGACCAGGCAATGGCTGACGAACTTTTGCTTAAACAAAAATATGCTGATGCCGAGAAGTTGTATCGACAAGCTCTAGCGAGAAATGCGCGTAATGTGCCAGCTATTGTTGGATTGGGTATGGCGTTGGGCAAACAATTCAAACTTGATGGAGCCGACGAGCAGTTTGATAAAGCAATTCAGATAGATCCATTCAATGCCATGGCGCACACAGGCAAGGCATTGGTATTGGTCAATAGATTGCAGTCGTCTTCGATGACTATCATCAAACAGAAAGATTCCATGCTCAAGCAAGCGGAAAATCAGGCGAAGGAAGCGGTAAGTATTGATCCGCATTCACCAGAGTCTCACGCGATGCTTGGTACGGTGTATAAAGAACAAGGTCGACTTGACGAAGCGGCTAACGAGTTTCGTGAAGCGACAAGGCTTGATCCTAAATATTCTGATGCGTTTGCCGGTCTTGGTCTGACAAAGTTGGCACAGGAGTCTCTAGCTGAGGCTGCGGAAAATTGCCGTCAAGCAATTAAGTTGAACTCGGGCAATTCCAGCGCTCACTTTGGACTGGGTAAAGCCTTGTTGAAACAAGGACTTGTGGATGAAGCAATTAAAGAACTGAATATTTCGCTCTACCAAAATCCAAATAGTGCACCAACGCACCAGGCAATGGGTGAAGCATATGAAACGCAGGGTAACACCGTTGCTGCAATTAAGGAGTATCAAGAAGCTATTCGCATCAAACCGGAAAATGCGGCTAATTACATCCACATTGCCGACATTCGCGATGCGCGTGGTGATATTGAACTTGCTATTGCCGAGTTGCGAGCTGGGCTTGAGCTTATGCCAACCAATTCGGAATTGCATTTGCGCGTAGCTGATAGCTCATTGCGTGTGGACAAATTTGATGATGCTATCAAAGAATATAAAGCCTGTATGGACTTGTCGCCGAATAATGCCGGCGCAGCTAAAGGTTTGGCGCGTGCTTACTACTTGAAGTCGGCAAAAGAGGCTAGCGGTGCATTCTTTGTCTCCAATGAATTTGAGGAAGCGCAACGTCAATTGGATCAAGCAATTGCTTTGAATCCTGACGATATGGAATTGCGATTGGCGGCAGCCAAGTTGCGCTCGATGGCAGGAACACCTGTTGATCTGGCAGCGATAGGTACACCAAGGACAGATGGTGAACGCATCGCTTATGCTGAAGCGTTGCTCGCGCAGAATAAATTCAACGAATCGGCTCAGCAGATGAATATTGTTATTGGCGCAGCCACGTCCGCAAAGCAGACTTTTGCTGTAGCTGACTTAGCGTTGATGATCAAAGACTTGGATAATGCCGAAGCGGCGTACAAAAAGGCAGCGACATTTCCAGGTGGTGAGGAGCGATCCAAGCGTGGCTTGAGTCAAGTTGCAAAAGCTCGTGATATCGCCAGACAGGATTTGACGTTAGCTGATGACTTGGCACGCAAACGCCAACTTGCTTCTGCAATTGATAAGTATCACGCTGCAATTTTCGACAATCCAAAAGTGTCTGATTCGCGTTTGGGTCTAGCGCAGACGCTAGAGCGCATTTCACCGGCGACACCTGCTGAGTTGCGCGAAGCCATCGTGCAATACAAGGCTTACATGGCGCTCGAGCCGAATATCCCGGAGAAAGAGCGCCAGCGCATTGTGCGAAAGATGCAACGGCTTGAGGAGAAGGCTTTCCGTCTAGAACAAAAAGCCAAGGCCGCTAAGCGGGGATATTAG
- the cysS gene encoding cysteine--tRNA ligase has product MPLPIQLFNSLGRELKEFKPLTPGQVLMYSCGPTVYNFAHIGNLRAYIFTDTLRRVLQWKGFDVQHVMNITDVGHLTSDADEGEDKMEQSASKQGKTVWEIAQFYTDNFLSDLEKLNILTPTTVCKATDNIQEMIDFAKKLDEKGFTYVLDDGLYFDISKLSEYGKIALLDLEGQEAGARVAVKAGKRNPADFAIWRFSPKDQKRLMEWDSPWGVGAPGWHLECSVMSINELGNQFDIHTGGIDHRQVHHCNEIAQNQAYLGNNNPGATWWIHNEFLVLSSDEKMSKSAGNFLRLQSIIDLGIHPLVYRFFCLQASYRTPLEFSIDALMSAKTGLTRLIKRIEAIKITADVEAMELVDALKIKAGESLEKTVRELSKDIPAGKQKWITDFDAAISDDLNTAKALALLNEVIAESEMPPHVTIRIIAIYDLVLGLNLVTQSSDGLALRPANAKIDESEINSLITQRTQAKKDKDFAKADQLRNELTSKGVAIKDSKDGTTWEWLPDNN; this is encoded by the coding sequence ATGCCACTTCCAATTCAACTATTCAACAGTCTTGGACGCGAATTAAAAGAATTCAAGCCTCTGACACCAGGTCAGGTGCTTATGTACAGTTGCGGACCAACTGTCTACAACTTCGCCCACATAGGCAACCTGCGCGCGTATATTTTCACGGATACTTTGCGCCGCGTTTTGCAGTGGAAAGGCTTCGACGTACAACACGTGATGAACATCACGGATGTCGGGCACCTCACATCGGATGCCGATGAAGGTGAAGACAAAATGGAGCAATCGGCCAGCAAACAAGGCAAGACCGTCTGGGAAATTGCTCAGTTTTACACGGACAATTTTCTCTCCGACTTGGAAAAACTCAACATACTGACACCGACAACAGTCTGTAAAGCAACAGACAACATCCAAGAGATGATCGACTTTGCCAAAAAGCTCGACGAAAAAGGTTTTACCTACGTCTTGGATGATGGTCTCTATTTCGACATCAGCAAACTATCAGAATATGGAAAAATCGCTTTACTTGATCTCGAAGGACAAGAAGCCGGCGCTCGCGTTGCCGTAAAAGCAGGCAAACGCAATCCGGCGGATTTTGCCATCTGGCGTTTTTCGCCCAAAGATCAAAAGCGCTTGATGGAATGGGATAGCCCCTGGGGAGTAGGCGCCCCTGGCTGGCACCTGGAATGCTCTGTGATGAGTATCAACGAGCTGGGCAACCAGTTTGACATTCACACAGGCGGCATTGACCACAGACAAGTACACCATTGCAACGAGATTGCGCAAAACCAGGCTTACTTGGGCAACAACAATCCGGGAGCCACCTGGTGGATACACAATGAGTTTCTTGTTTTAAGCTCGGATGAAAAAATGTCCAAGTCCGCAGGCAACTTCTTGCGCCTGCAGTCGATTATCGATCTTGGAATTCACCCGCTTGTCTATCGCTTCTTCTGCTTACAGGCAAGCTACAGAACCCCACTGGAATTTTCCATTGACGCTTTGATGTCGGCGAAAACCGGACTAACAAGACTAATCAAAAGAATCGAAGCAATAAAAATAACTGCTGATGTTGAAGCGATGGAACTTGTAGACGCACTAAAAATAAAAGCCGGCGAGTCTCTTGAAAAAACGGTTCGAGAATTGAGCAAGGATATCCCCGCAGGCAAGCAAAAATGGATCACTGACTTTGATGCAGCAATATCCGATGATTTGAACACGGCTAAGGCACTTGCACTTTTAAACGAAGTCATTGCCGAAAGCGAAATGCCACCACATGTGACAATTCGCATTATTGCTATCTACGATCTGGTCTTGGGTCTAAATTTGGTCACGCAATCGTCAGACGGCCTAGCACTGCGTCCAGCCAATGCCAAAATTGATGAGTCTGAAATCAACAGCTTGATCACTCAACGCACGCAAGCAAAGAAAGACAAAGACTTTGCCAAAGCCGATCAACTTCGCAATGAATTGACAAGCAAAGGCGTTGCCATCAAAGACAGCAAAGACGGCACAACTTGGGAATGGCTTCCCGATAACAACTAG
- a CDS encoding septal ring lytic transglycosylase RlpA family protein produces MKTVITLIAITAAVTMWQSPAIAATTTALAPDVAASVWQEGEMEYATVTFNGKELVTFQGISGTGTAGVKAEDLACKLQALLEDKKLNVNDLLPSRFGDNVGLQLHGTTVLSFDLGDTMADSDSSDKDANKASKAKEMSWSLVNDIRAAYGAPLLPQALGGRLADQNALATNMVRKLAHAGKAVSSFTGKASWYGPHFHGRRTSDGTIYNQDGMTAAHRTLPFGTRLLVVNRNTGESCVVKVNDRGPFVGDRVLDLSRGAARQLNMMNAGVVPVACLVLSSAE; encoded by the coding sequence ATGAAAACGGTAATAACTCTAATAGCAATAACTGCCGCCGTAACCATGTGGCAGTCCCCAGCGATAGCAGCGACCACAACAGCTTTAGCTCCGGACGTCGCCGCCTCCGTATGGCAAGAAGGCGAGATGGAATACGCCACCGTTACTTTTAACGGCAAAGAATTAGTTACCTTCCAAGGCATTTCAGGCACCGGTACTGCCGGTGTTAAAGCAGAAGATCTAGCTTGTAAGTTACAAGCTCTTCTAGAAGACAAAAAACTCAACGTAAATGATCTCCTGCCGTCGCGTTTTGGCGACAACGTGGGATTGCAACTGCACGGCACAACCGTTTTGTCATTTGATCTAGGTGACACAATGGCTGACAGCGACAGCTCCGACAAGGACGCCAACAAAGCGTCTAAGGCTAAAGAGATGAGCTGGAGCCTGGTTAACGACATTCGTGCAGCCTACGGCGCCCCTTTATTGCCACAAGCACTGGGCGGCAGACTAGCCGACCAAAACGCCTTAGCCACCAATATGGTGCGTAAGCTCGCTCATGCCGGCAAAGCAGTCTCTTCCTTCACCGGTAAGGCTTCCTGGTACGGACCGCACTTCCACGGTCGCAGAACGTCCGATGGCACGATCTACAACCAAGATGGCATGACCGCTGCTCACCGCACATTGCCTTTCGGCACCAGATTACTGGTTGTTAATCGCAATACAGGTGAGTCCTGCGTAGTAAAAGTTAACGACAGAGGACCATTTGTCGGCGACCGCGTACTCGACCTTTCTCGCGGTGCAGCGCGCCAGTTGAACATGATGAACGCTGGTGTTGTGCCTGTTGCCTGCTTGGTCTTGTCTTCCGCAGAATAG
- a CDS encoding YebC/PmpR family DNA-binding transcriptional regulator, with amino-acid sequence MSGHSKWATIKRQKAVTDQKRGAAYAKLSREIIVASKLGGPDPDANFRLRQAIDRARQEGMPNDNIHRAIQKGQGGAGEGNVEELAYEGYGPGGIAILVKCTTDNRNRTAGDVRSYFSKYGGNMGETGCVGWMFTERGELHIDKNAKLDEDELMMTALEAGAEDLDTSDEESITVICQPNNLDVVRKGLTAAGHKITRAEITMVPSTYVEVTDKDIAKQLLRLLDMLENHDDVQAVYANFDMNADWLAESIS; translated from the coding sequence GTGTCCGGACATTCCAAATGGGCAACCATCAAAAGGCAGAAAGCTGTCACCGACCAAAAACGGGGTGCCGCTTACGCCAAATTATCCAGAGAAATCATTGTTGCCAGCAAACTAGGTGGTCCGGACCCGGATGCAAACTTCCGTCTGCGTCAGGCAATAGATAGAGCGCGCCAGGAAGGAATGCCCAACGACAACATTCACCGCGCCATCCAAAAAGGACAGGGCGGCGCAGGCGAAGGCAATGTCGAAGAACTCGCCTACGAAGGATACGGTCCAGGCGGCATAGCAATTCTCGTTAAGTGCACAACAGATAATCGCAACCGCACAGCCGGCGATGTGCGCAGTTACTTTTCCAAGTACGGCGGCAACATGGGTGAAACTGGTTGCGTCGGCTGGATGTTTACCGAGCGCGGCGAACTACATATAGATAAGAACGCAAAGCTCGACGAAGACGAATTGATGATGACAGCGCTTGAAGCAGGAGCTGAAGATCTCGACACAAGTGACGAAGAATCAATAACGGTCATCTGCCAACCGAATAACTTAGATGTCGTGCGCAAAGGACTGACTGCAGCTGGACACAAAATTACTCGCGCTGAAATAACCATGGTGCCATCTACTTATGTAGAAGTCACAGACAAAGACATTGCAAAACAATTGCTGCGCCTTCTCGATATGCTCGAAAATCACGACGATGTGCAAGCCGTGTACGCGAATTTTGATATGAATGCAGATTGGCTTGCAGAGTCAATTTCCTGA
- the gltX gene encoding glutamate--tRNA ligase — MSNVRVRIAPSPTGTLHVGTARTALYNYLYAKKHGGTFIMRLEDTDEERSKEEHTQDILAGLKWLELTWDEGPDIGGPYAPYRQMEKIDHYDKVANQLIANGTAYFCYCTQDELAQLKEEQKASGKAARYDNRCRHLSEAKLTQYEKEGRIPAIRFRMDEPRIVSWHDGIKGGIEISSSDLGGDMVIVKSTGVATYNFAVVVDDIDMKMTHVIRGEDHIHNTAKQILLYEALGTTPPEFAHPALLFDEQRRKLSKRLHGEAVHIDNYRKLGYMPEAMINYLAQVSWSPAEGKEIFTLEEACKLFDLSRVSKSPAVFDVQRLNWFNSHYIRNLSLSTITDRAMPYLPLFEGSGYSRADLEKIVACVRDGLTTLSEITEATRFFFEPKVEISNELKDTVLSKEQSGKVLKQVLDSASKFPYADAPGCKALVDAIGKELGLKGKDLYWPIRTALSGKVQGPDLGSMISNLGEARVKARLEAALGFCQSKQAV; from the coding sequence ATGTCTAACGTCAGAGTACGAATTGCGCCATCGCCAACCGGCACCCTACACGTGGGTACCGCTCGCACCGCGTTGTACAACTACCTCTACGCCAAAAAGCATGGCGGCACCTTCATCATGCGCCTGGAAGACACCGATGAAGAGCGCTCCAAAGAAGAACACACGCAAGATATTCTTGCCGGTCTCAAATGGCTGGAACTAACTTGGGACGAAGGTCCGGATATCGGCGGACCATATGCGCCATATCGCCAGATGGAAAAAATTGATCACTACGACAAAGTAGCCAATCAGTTAATCGCCAACGGCACAGCTTATTTCTGCTATTGCACACAGGACGAACTGGCTCAGCTCAAAGAAGAACAAAAAGCATCCGGCAAAGCTGCACGTTACGATAACCGCTGCAGGCACTTGTCGGAAGCCAAACTTACGCAATACGAAAAAGAGGGGCGCATTCCGGCAATTCGTTTTCGCATGGACGAGCCACGCATTGTCAGTTGGCACGATGGAATTAAAGGCGGTATCGAAATATCATCTTCAGATCTTGGCGGCGACATGGTTATTGTCAAATCCACAGGTGTTGCCACCTACAACTTCGCTGTTGTCGTAGACGACATCGACATGAAGATGACGCACGTTATTCGCGGCGAAGATCACATTCACAACACAGCCAAGCAAATTCTTCTCTACGAAGCCCTAGGCACAACTCCTCCGGAGTTTGCCCACCCGGCATTACTCTTTGACGAGCAGCGCCGTAAATTATCCAAGCGCCTGCACGGCGAAGCTGTACACATCGACAATTATCGCAAGCTTGGCTATATGCCGGAAGCGATGATCAATTACCTGGCTCAAGTAAGCTGGAGCCCGGCAGAAGGCAAAGAAATATTCACACTTGAAGAAGCTTGCAAGCTATTTGACTTATCTCGCGTCAGCAAATCACCTGCTGTTTTCGATGTGCAGAGACTGAATTGGTTTAACAGCCATTACATTCGCAATCTTTCCTTGTCGACAATTACAGATAGGGCTATGCCTTATTTGCCGCTGTTCGAAGGAAGCGGATACTCACGTGCCGACTTAGAAAAAATCGTCGCCTGCGTGCGTGATGGACTAACTACGCTTTCGGAAATCACTGAAGCAACTCGCTTCTTCTTCGAGCCCAAAGTCGAAATTTCAAACGAACTCAAAGACACAGTGCTTTCCAAAGAACAATCAGGGAAAGTGCTGAAGCAAGTTCTTGATTCAGCATCGAAGTTCCCATATGCCGATGCTCCTGGCTGCAAGGCGCTTGTCGATGCCATCGGCAAAGAACTTGGCTTGAAGGGCAAAGATCTTTACTGGCCAATCCGCACAGCACTTTCAGGCAAGGTGCAAGGTCCTGATCTAGGTTCGATGATCTCAAACCTCGGTGAAGCACGCGTGAAAGCCAGACTGGAAGCCGCTCTTGGATTTTGTCAAAGCAAACAAGCAGTTTAG
- the murD gene encoding UDP-N-acetylmuramoyl-L-alanine--D-glutamate ligase, with protein sequence MFYSGKNVTILGAGRSGLATALYLAKRGAQVTVSELSILAFDKDPVLADLKSRGVKFETGAHSDEAIAGADLILTSPGIKPDAEVMVRARKHNKEVVSDIEIAYREAKVPIIAITGTNGKSTTCALISHILTEAGHKAPACGNIGVPILAELEKNPDFLVVEVSSYQITYSPTFAPQVSIWLNMTPDHLDWHGGMNGYIEAKRKLFANQKPGQFAVLNIDDPIVADTKTQATVFPFSVSSAISTDGAYLVGDKLAYRLKGTEQLLCRFGELKIIGQHNLENVLSAISACALVGLPAKDIEKHVKSFTALEHRLEYVADIEGVAYYNDSKATNTASAIKALEAFGNEKVVLIAGGRDKGTDLGEFVDSIKKHVSNVILIGEAKDRFEEALKAGGYTKCHKVDSMEAAVELGGRLRQGAVLLSPACASFDMFKDYEDRGRVFKDIVRTRLKIKTPSS encoded by the coding sequence GTGTTTTACTCAGGTAAAAACGTAACCATCCTAGGGGCGGGCAGATCCGGCTTAGCCACGGCTTTGTATTTGGCTAAACGGGGCGCCCAGGTGACCGTTTCCGAATTGTCAATATTAGCGTTTGATAAAGATCCGGTACTGGCAGACTTGAAGTCCCGTGGGGTCAAGTTCGAAACGGGAGCTCACTCCGACGAAGCAATCGCCGGGGCTGACCTCATCCTCACAAGCCCAGGCATAAAACCAGACGCTGAAGTTATGGTGCGTGCGCGCAAACACAACAAAGAAGTTGTGAGCGATATTGAAATTGCTTATCGCGAAGCAAAGGTGCCAATCATCGCGATTACTGGAACAAACGGCAAGTCGACAACATGCGCGCTAATTAGTCACATTCTCACAGAAGCTGGACATAAGGCTCCGGCATGCGGCAATATCGGTGTTCCAATTCTTGCTGAGTTGGAAAAGAATCCGGATTTTCTCGTAGTCGAAGTAAGCTCATATCAAATTACATACAGTCCGACGTTTGCACCGCAAGTTTCTATTTGGCTCAACATGACACCCGATCACTTAGATTGGCATGGTGGCATGAATGGCTACATTGAGGCAAAACGCAAATTATTCGCTAATCAAAAGCCAGGACAATTTGCTGTTTTGAATATTGACGATCCAATCGTTGCCGACACAAAAACACAAGCTACAGTATTTCCGTTTAGTGTTTCATCGGCAATAAGCACAGATGGTGCCTATCTTGTAGGTGACAAACTGGCTTATCGCTTGAAAGGAACCGAACAACTTCTTTGTCGTTTCGGCGAATTGAAAATCATCGGCCAACACAACTTAGAAAATGTTTTGTCCGCAATTTCCGCATGCGCATTAGTTGGGCTGCCGGCAAAAGACATTGAGAAACACGTAAAGTCTTTCACGGCGCTCGAGCATCGACTCGAATACGTTGCCGACATAGAAGGAGTTGCTTATTACAACGACTCTAAAGCAACAAACACGGCATCAGCAATTAAAGCGCTGGAGGCATTCGGTAATGAGAAAGTTGTTCTCATCGCCGGTGGACGTGACAAAGGAACAGATCTTGGCGAATTTGTTGACTCAATTAAGAAGCACGTTTCAAATGTGATTCTTATTGGTGAAGCAAAAGATCGCTTTGAAGAAGCTTTGAAGGCAGGTGGTTATACCAAGTGCCACAAAGTGGACAGTATGGAGGCGGCGGTGGAATTAGGTGGTCGATTAAGGCAAGGGGCGGTGTTGCTTTCACCGGCTTGCGCCAGTTTCGACATGTTTAAGGACTATGAGGATAGAGGACGTGTCTTCAAAGATATTGTCCGTACAAGACTCAAGATCAAGA